CTTGCGGAATCATTTTAATAATTTCTTCCGCATTAGGCCGTCCGACAGTTATCCAGGAAATCATCTGGATATCAGGTCTACGAATTAAAAAGTCCAAAATTTCCTTGTTTTTTTCATTCATCACTAATTCCTCACCTAGAACAATTAGCTTCGAATGGCCAAATTCAAGCTCCTTATCTGAATAGGATTCCATCATACGAATTGCTTCCGAAAGAGTTTCCCCATTCTCCGATAAATAGGAATACTGAGGTTCTGTTGCCTCTCTGAATGATCCAGTTGGTTCATATAGCTTCAAAGTAACTTTGTACGGTTTTTCCTCATCATCGGAAACATCCAGAGCAATCATTGCAACAAAGACACTTTTATCAATGTCTTTGAATGCGCAGCCAGATAATAGAACACTTCCCAATATTACTAATAGTAAAGTTCCTTTAATTTTTAGAAGGAAATTCATTATTTTTCATCCTCCTGTTAATGTAACTAAACAATAGGATCATGCATGGAAAAATAAAAACCAAAATATCATAAAAATAACTCGAATACTGGAAAAGCTGATATTCCGTTAATACGGTTACATAGTATAAAGAAATCCCTACAAATATTGGAAGAGGGAAAAATATTCCGATTACTTTATCCTTATATTTAATTTTTTCCAGTTTAAATGTAAATTTTAAAAACTCTGCCGCCGCATACCAGTGAATGAGTATACTTAAAAAAGCGATTCCTAAATAGAAAAGTAAAAACATAAATAATACACGTTCAACAATAAAATAATCCATCCTAATCGAATCGGTTGTTGCAATCCAAGGATAGACTAATTCATTAATCCCCTCAAATCCGTTAAAACCAATCGGTATGAAATAGGTTGTAAAGAGCGTTCCAATCGATAATATAACGATAAACAAAATTTGTTTTTTACCAAATTTCTGTTTTTCTTTAAAAAATCGATTGAATATAAATAAATTGGCCGCCCCCAAAAATAAAAAAAAGCAAGCAGAAAAAGAATGCCAATTCGGAACTTGATTTATATATAAAGCCGCTTCCTTAACAAAATCCCAATTTAAACTGTTGCTGCTGTATGCTTTAATAAATATGAAAAGAATGAGAGGACTTGTAATAATCATAATCATTTCAACGGTATACAGAACCCGTTCTGTTTTTAATACACAGCCAAAAATTACCGCTGATATGAGCGTCAGGGCAATTAGAATAATCGGCATTTCAGGACTTAAATAACGTATCAGTAAAAATGTAAATGTTATTAGCGTAATAAGTCCTGCTACAAACCATAGGACAGCTAGCAGAAAAACGAAAGGCAAGTAAAACCATTTAGAAGTAGTTTTTTCCAGCAGTTCCGGTAATGTTTTTCCCGGATACTTAAGGAAAAATTTCGTATAGAGTATAACAAGAAGGACACCTGCTGGAATTGATAAAAGCAAACCCATAACAGAACCATCATTATGAAAATGGAGAAGGATAGCTGGTACGGAAGCAATAATATTAGCAACCATATTAATAATAATTAAATAATAATAAAACCTGCTCATGCTTCCTCCCCTGCCTTCGTTTTACTTTTCTTCTTTTCATTAAATTTCAGATACGGTTCACCGAAGCTGTCGATACTTACTAAATACATAATCAATGCGTAAAGCCCTAACATTAAACCGGCCAATCCTAATAATGTTGATGCAAGGATAAACAAGAAGCGAATTACCCTAATGGAAAATGCCATTTCATTGATCGGAATAACAAACGTTGATATTGCCACCGCCGACACAATGATAACCATAATATCCGAAGCGAGCGATGCTTCTGTTACAGCCGTCCCTAAAATTAACCCCCCAACGGTTGTAGCCGTCGCACTGATCGTTTTCGGGAGTCGAATACTCGCTTCCAGCAGCATTTCCATAAAAAACAGCATAAACAATACTTCTACAAATGAAGAAAATGGAACGCCAATACGGCTTCCTGCAATGGTCAGTGCGAGTTCTGTCCTGAACACTTCCGGTGCAAATGAGGTAATACCGATATATAGACCTGGTAATAGAAGGCTTATAAATAGCCCAGCATAACGGAGTATTTTAAGGAATAATGAAATATAGTAAGAATGGTAATTATCCTCCATCGATGTCATAAAATCGAAGAAATATACAGGGGCTATCAATGCTTGAGGGTTACCGTCCACCAATAATATAATTTTACCTCCAGCCAAGTTATAGACAATCCTGTCAGGACGTTCTGTCATAATTAACTGCGGAAATAGCGAATATTTTTGCTTATTAATATAGTTACTTAGCTGAACAGTAGATGTAATCACCTGCTTATCAACTTGCTGCAGTTTTTCCGTGATAATGTTCAGGGCATTTTTATTTACTTTTTCTTTGTCATAAATGATCGCCAGTTTATGATTGTTTACTTGTCCAATCGTGGAGTATTCAACATACAATGTCGGCTGATGGTAATCGGATCGGATAATATTAATATTTGTCGCAATATTGTCGCTAAGTGCCAGCTGTGAACCATGAATTGTTGTTTCAACTGATGCTGTATTCGTCTGATCATTGAAAGAAAATTTCAGGTCTAGTAAATAAAATTTATTCTGGATTAAAAGAACTACATTGCCGTTTAACACCTCAGTTTTCAGTTGCTCCTGTGACTTGCTGTCCTGAAATTGGGGTAGAGATTTTAAATATCGAATAAATTTCGACTCTGAATCCATTTCAAAATATGGTTTAATAATAATTTGTTGAAGCAACTCCACATCGATAAGTGGCTTTATGTAAAATAATTCGGCTTTCTTATCATCATCTTCCATAGTCTTCATCGTAAATTCATTTGTATCTTTGAATTGTTCATTAATCCACTTAATGTTCTCTTCCGAAGACATCGAATTACCCCAATCCCAACTAAACTTTTTTATAGGATGCCCAATCTGAGCAATACTATTCCAGAATGATTAGTTTTGGTTAAGAAAAAAGCCATCTCTTGATGAGAATGGCTTTTCAGGTTTAATGGTTACTCGCTTTTAATAAGCGGTATGCATCCATATTTATCGTTTTCACTGGGCTGATATCTTCCATGATTTCTACAATATCCCTCAGTAATGGTGTTAAATTTTCTTCAATGAATTCTGTTTTCAACGCATCAGTTATTTCAATTTCCAAGTTATCCATTCGGATCAGCAGTTCATCGCACATAATATGAAGAACTTCTTCTTCACGATAAGTTGGCGTATCGTTTAATAAAAGCTTTGCTCGCAAATCTAAATATTTATACCAGTAATCCCTTAAATCCAGCTGTTGCTTATTTCTATATTGCTGACGCTTAAAACCATTTGGATCTGTATTATTCGACAAAGTAAGCAGTCTTTCCATTTTGTACTCAATCGTTGACTGATTTTCTTTCATTTTCAGATGTTCTGCTTCAAGAAATTTTTGTTTCTTTTTTGCTTTTAAAAATTTTATTAGTTTCTTACCCGCATAATATAAGACAACTGCCCCAACGATAAACATCCAGTAGTTAATAATCAATCCTATAATAAATAATATGCCTATCCACATCCATAGATTTTTCATTGTTACACTCCCGATACTTCAAACAATGAAGAAAATTATAGCACCGTAAAATTGGCACAACAACCGGTAAAATAAGACAAAGCCTCTTACTAGGGATGAACCCGAAGTAAGAGGCTTTTAGATTAGTATGCTATGCGGTTTTTTTCGTATGCAGCGATTTGCTCTTCATACTGGAACGTAAGAGAAATTTCATCCCATCCATTCAGTAACATTTGTTTATAGTATGGATCGATGTCAAATGAATACGTTTTGCCGTAACCTGTCGTAACTGTTTGCTGTTCTAAATTTACTTCAATTGCCTGTGCTTCTGCTAAACCTCTTTCTAAAAGTTCGTCACATTCGCTTTCCGTTAATTTAATCGGTAAAATACCATTTTTGAAACAGTTATTGTGGAAAATATCCGCAAAACTCGGTGCGATGACAACTCGGAATCCATAGTCAAGAATTGCCCATGGTGCGTGTTCACGTGATGAACCACAGCCAAAGTTATCTTGAGCAACTAAAATTTCCGCATTTTTATATTCTGGTTTATTTAATACGAAATCTTCAATCGGATTGCCGTTTTCATCAAACCGCCAGTGGTAAAATACGAATTGTCCGAATCCTGTACGTTCGATACGCTTTAAGAATTCTTTTGAAATGATCTGGTCTGTATCGACGTTTTTACGGTCAAGTGGTGCATATATACTATTTACAATATTAATCGGTTTCATGCTGATCTCTCCTTATGCTTCCTGCTTTTGTAGCTTACGAACATCGACAAAACGGCCGTGAATTGCAGCAGCTGCTGCCATCGCTGGTGATACAAGATGTGTGCGTGCACCTGCACCTTGACGTCCTTCAAAGTTACGGTTAGATGTTGAAGCACAACGTTCACCTGCTGGAATAACATCTTCATTCATCCCTAAGCAAGCAGAACAGCCTGATTCGCGCCATTCAAAGCCGGCATCAAGGAAAATGTGATGTAGACCTTCTTCTTCTGCCTGGCGTTTTGTCGACCAGGAACCAGGAACTACAATCCCTTTCACACCCGGTGCAAGCTTTTCGCCTTTTACAATTTCAGCTGCTGCACGTAAGTCATTAATACGGGAGTTCGTACAAGATCCGATAAATACATGCTGGATTTCAATATCGGTAATCTTTTGCCCTTCTTGCAGATCCATATATTTCAGAGCTTTGTTTAACGCGGATTTGTCTGTTTCATTGTCATAATCAGCAGCAGTAGGAACTGTTTTTGAAACACCGACACCCATAGCTGGATTTGTCCCCCATGTTACAATCGGTTCAATTTCCTGTGCATCGATTTCTAGAACAATGTCATATTTTGCATCCGCATCGGAAGCAAGACTTAACCAGTATTTTGCCGCTTCCTCAAATTTTTCTCCTTGAGGAACGTGACGGCGGCCGCGTAAAAATTCAACCGTTGTTTCATCCGGTGATATCAGGCCAGCTTTTGCTCCCGCTTCAATCGACATATTGCAGATTGTCATACGCTCTTCCATTGAAAGCTTGCGGATTGCTTCACCTGTATACTCTACGATATGTCCTGTACCGACACCGATTCCCCATTTTGCAATGATTGCTAAAATGATATCTTTTGCTGTTACCCCAATACCAAGTTCACCGTTAACACGGATTTCCATTGTCGGCGGCTTTAATTGCCATAATGTTTGTGTCGAAAGTACATGTTCTACTTCCGAAGTACCGATTCCGAATGCGATTGCGCCGAATGCACCGTGAGTTGCTGTATGTGAATCACCGCAAACAATTGTTTTACCAGGTTGTGTAAGACCTAATTCCGGTCCAATAACGTGAACAATCCCTTGATCCGGATGACCGATATCCGCTAATTCGATACCGAACTCTTTTGCATTTTCAGCAAGTGTCATAATCTGTTTTTTTGCGATTGGATCGTTAATCGTCGGCAGGTTTTTTGTAGGTACGTTATGATCCATTGTTGCGAACGATAGATCTGTACGACGCACTTTCCGTCCTGCCAGGCGTAGTCCTTCGAATGCTTGAGGACTTGTTACTTCATGAATTAAATGCAGGTCGATATAAAGTAAGTCCGGCTTTCCTTCTTCACGATGTACGACATGCTGTTCCCACACTTTTTCAATAATATTTTTCCCCATAGTTCTCACCGTTCCTTAACCATATATAGTGTTGATATTCAAAACCATCAACAGTTTTCTTTCGATTGAAATTAGTTATATGAAATCATAATGCTGTCAGATACAAAGCTTGCATCGATTTCGTTTATCACTTTTTCTGTCCATTCATCTGTTGATAATGTACGTTTATGTTCCTGAGCTAAATCGGCTGTATAATAGCCATCTTCGAACACGGCTGCAACGGCACGTTCGATTTCTGCTGCTTCTTCTTTTAAGCCGAATGAATATTGAAGCATCATTGCCACTGAAAGAATTGTTGCTGCCGGATTCGCAACACCTTGACCAGCGATTTCAGGAGCTGAACCATGTACAGGCTCATAAAGTCCAAAATTATCGCCGCGAATAGATGCAGAAGGTAATACACCAAGTGAACCCGTAATAACAGAAGCTTCATCACTTAAAATGTCGCCGAATAGGTTTTCTGTCACGATGACATCATAATGACCCGGATTCGTAATCAGTTTCATTGCCACTGAGTCAACTAAGTTGTGTTCTGTTTCTACATCTGGGTACTGCTTTTTCTTTTCTTCTACAATCTCACGCCATAAACGGGATGTATCCAGTACATTTGCTTTATCTACTGAACAAAGTTTTCCACGACGTAAACGCGCTAATTCGAATGCATTTTCAACAATACGTTCGATTTCTTCACGGGAATACACACATGTATCAATAGCACCTGCATCTGTTTTTTTACGTGGCTCTCCGAAGTATAGCCCTCCTGTTAATTCACGGACGATCATTAAGTCTACATTCTCCGCAACTTCACGCTTTAATGGAGAAGATGCAAGTAAACTTGGGAATGCTTTCACAGGACGTAAATTTGCAAATAAATCAAAGTGCTTGCGGATTTTTAATAAACCTTTTTCCGGACGCAATGCTGGCGGATTGTTATCCCATTTAGGACCACCTACTGCACCTAATAAAATGGCATCACTTGCTTCGCACATTGCAATTGTTTCTTCCGGTAATGGATTATTGTACTGGTCAATTGCAGCTCCGCCGATTGCCGCATAATTTAAATGAAATGTATGGTTAAAACGTTTCCCGATTACTTGTAATACTTTTACTGCACTTGCAACAACTTCTGGACCAATGCCGTCACCTGGTAGTACTGTAATTTTCTTTTCCATTTGTAAAACACCTTTCTTTCTACGTGAAGTAACTTGATGTAGAAGCGCCACCGATTATGATGACGCTATTTTCCCTAATGAGCTTTGCTCGTTGTTTCCTTTATGAGAACAACTTTATGAATCTACTAAACCGAAATTGTCTGTTTATCGCGTACTTGCTGTTGGATCAATTGTCTGTTCACTGCATTTAAATACGCTTTTGCACTTGCTTCAAGCACGTCTTGCGCTGAATCACGTCCTGTTGATGTATAGCCGTTATATTTTAGATTAATGACCGCTTCTCCAAGTGCATCGCGTCCTTTACCGACTGATTGTACTCGGTAGTCCAAAATATTGACTATACCGCCAACAAGCTGTTCTAGTGTATTAAAGATCGCTTCGACTGAACCTGATCCTGTAGAGGCAATTGTTTTCAATTCGCCTTCTGGAGTCATAACGGATGCAGTAGCAGTTGGAATATTTTCTGTACCATATTGAACTTGAACCGATTTCAGTTCAAATAATGGAACATCTTCTATTGAAACTTGCTGCTCAGTTAAGATCGTTGTTAAATCTTCTTCTGTTACTTCTTTCTTGCGGTCCGCCAATTTTTTGAACTCAGCGAAAGCTTTGTTCAGTTTTTCATCCGACAGCTGGAAGCCCATTGTTTCAGCTCGATCACGGAATGCTGCGCGGCCTGAATGTTTTCCTAAAACTAATGGAATATCGTCTTCACCGATCAGTGCCGGTGAAATGATTTCATATGTTTCAGGATTTTTCAGTACACCATCCTGGTGAATACCGGATTCATGTGCGAATGCATTTTTACCGACAACCGCTTTGTTCGGTTGAATCACTACATTAGTTAAACGGCTTACCATCTGTGATGTACGTTTAATTTCTTTTAAATTTAAGCCAGTTTCCACACCGTAGAAGTCTTTACGAATATGTAGGGCAACACCGATTTCTTCTAATGCGGCATTTCCTGCACGTTCACCTAGACCGTTAATCGTACATTCTACTTGGTCTGCACCGTTCTCGATGGCAGCCAATGAGTTTGCAACCGCCATTCCTAAATCGTCATGACAGTGGGCAGAGAATTTAATTTTTTCTGCACCGATCACGTTTTCACGTAAATAACGGAATAAAGCGCCGTATTCTTCCGGTGTTGCATAACCTACTGTATCTGGAATATTAATCGTTGTTGCACCTGCTTTAATAACTTCCTGGCAAATACGAACTAAAAATTCTTTATCAGAACGGAAACCATCTTCTGCAGAAAATTCTACAAGCGAGAATTTTTCCTTAGCATACTTGACCGCAGTAACGGCTTGCTCGATTACTTGATCCGGATTTTTCTTAAGCTTATATTCCATATGAATCGGGCTCGTTGCGATAAATGTATGAACATGTGGCTGCTCCGCATGGCGAATTGCTTCCCAAACTGCATCGATATCGCTTTTCACAGCACGTGCTAAACCTGTGACGATTGAATTCTTCACCGTTTTTGCGATTAACGATACGGCCTCCAAGTCACCTGGAGATGAGGCAGGAAATCCTGCCTCAATAATTGTGACACCTAAACGCTCTAGTTGTTTTGCGATTTCTACTTTCTCTGCTGTATTTAAGTTAATTCCAGCCGATTGTTCTCCGTCGCGCAATGTTGTATCAAAAATGTCAATTTTTCTCATATTATTTCACTGTTACCTTTTGTTTTCCTTGGTTGATGAATGGCATCATAGCACGTAATTTTTCGCCAACTTCTTCGATTTGGTGGTTTGCGCCAGCTTCTTTGAATTTTGTATATTCAGGACGACCGTTTTCGTTTTCAGCGATCCAGCGTTTTGCAAATGTACCGTCTTGGATATCCGTTAATACGTCTTTCATACGCGCTTTTACTGATGCGTCGATAATGCGTGGACCTGAAACGTAATCGCCCCACTCTGCTGTATCAGAAATTGAGTAGCGCATTGTCGCCATACCGCCTTCAAACATTAAGTCAACGATTAATTTAAGTTCGTGTAATGTTTCAAAATAAGCTAATTCTGGTTGGTAACCTGCTTCAACTAATGTTTCGAAACCTGCTTTAACAAGTTCAGTTGTACCACCGCAAAGTACTGCTTGCTCACCGAATAAGTCAGTAACTGTTTCTTCAGCAAATGTAGTTTCAAGTAATCCGCCGCGTGCAGAACCGATACCTTTACCGTATGCAAGAGCTAAATCGCGAGCTTGACCTGTTGCATCTTGGTGGATTGCGAATAATCCTGGTACGCCTGCACCTTCAGTGAATTGACGACGTACTAAGTGTCCTGGTCCTTTTGGAGCTACTAGGAATACGTCAACATCTGCTGGTGGTTGAATTTGGCCGAAGTGTACGTTGAAACCATGTGCGAACATTAATGCTTTACCTGGTGTTAAATGTGGTGCGATTTCAGCTTCGTATACAGCTTTTTGACGCTCATCCGGAAGTAATATTTGGATTACATCCGCTTCTGCTGCTGCTTCTGCTACTGATTTAACTTCTACGCCATCTTCTTTAGCTGCATCATATGATTTACCTGGACGAATACCTACTACTACATCAAAACCTGATTCTTTTAAGTTAAGCGCATGAGCATGGCCTTGTGAACCATAACCAATGATCGCGATTTTTTTCCCTTGTAATACTTGCTCGTTGATTTCGTTTTCATAATACATTTTTGACATTTTCATTTCCTCCAATTAAGTGAATGTTTTTTTATTTTGTAATTCGGGCTTCAGATGACATCCTCCACCCTGTTTAAAACCAATGTTGTATTGCTTTATTTTAAAATCGATAATTGCGGGCTTTCGATTTTTTGTGCTTCACGGATAGCTGCTGTTGCACCTGTACGTGTTAATTCTTTAATGCCATATGGACGAAGTAATTCGATAAAGGCATCGATTTTTTCCGGATGGCCTACAACTTCATATGTCACAACATTTTTTGATGTATCGACTACTTGCGGGCGGAATGGTTCTACGATTGCATTCATTTCCAGGCGCAAGTTCGGCGGAGATACTACTTTTATAAGAGCCAGCTCACGAAGAACGATCGCTTTTTCTGTAATATCGTTTACTTTTAATACATCAATTTGCTTTGAAAGCTGCTTGATTAATTGCTCGATTTTATTTTCATCTTCCACATGAACGATAAACGTCATTTTCGAAAAATTCGGTTGCTCTGTATGGCCTACTGTAATCGATTCAATATTGAATTGACGTTTCATTAATAAGCCAGTCACTCGGTTCAATACGCCGCTTTGGTTGATTACTGTTACTGTCAGCACTCGCTTCATGGCTTCTTCACTCCAATCATTTCATGTAATCCTTTACCAGGCGCAACCATTGGGAATACGCTCACAAGTTGTTTTACGCGGCAGTCAATTACAACCGGTTCATCTGAATTGATCGCTTCATCAAAGATCGCTTCCGCTTCAGAAATATTGTCGATGCGGTAGCCTTTAATGCCATATGCATCGGCAAGCTTAACGAAGTCCGGCTGAATTGGCATCAGGCTTTGTGAATAACGCTCCTCATAGAATGTTTCCTGCCATTGACGAACCATTCCTAAACAGCTGTTGTTAAGGATTACTACTTTTACTGGTAAGTTAAATTCTTTTAGTAGTGCAAGCTCCTGGTTTGTCATTTGGAAACCTGCATCCCCAACAATGGAGATAACTTTTTTCTCAGGTTTTGCAAACTGTGCGCCGATCGCTGCCGGGAAGCCGAAGCCCATCGTTCCTAAACCGCCTGAAGTTACCCAGTTATGCGGATTATTTAAGTGATAGTATTGGGCTGCCCACATTTGGTGCTGTCCAACATCTGTCGTAATGATCGCTTCACCGTCAGTCAATTTATGAAGGATCTCAATTGCTTGCTGTGGTAATACTTCTTCTCCTGCATCTTCATACCAAAGCGGATATTTATCACGGCTATCATTTAAGTAATGAACCCATTCCGTTGTATCCGGCCCTTCGAAGTCTTTTTTCAGCAATGCTAATAATGCTTCTTTGGCATCTGCAACAATCGGGATATCAGTCGGTACATTTTTTCCGATTTCTGCAGGATCGATATCGATATGAATGATTGTTGCGTTCGGTGCAAAGGTCGCTAAATTTCCTGTTAGTCGGTCATCAAAGCGGGCACCGATATTAATTAATAAGTCGCATTTTGTAATCGCATCATTTGCCGTTGCATAACCGTGCATTCCGGCCATTCCGTAGAATTGTTTGTGCTGTCCGTGAATGCTGCCTAAACCAAGTAATGTATTAACAACCGGCAAATTATATTTTTCAATAAATTCTGTCAATTGTTCACGTGCATCTGCGAATAATACGCCGGCACCTGCCAGTACTAATGGTTTTTTAGCTAAGCTTAATGCCTGAATTGCCTTTTGAACTTGCAGGTAATTCGGTTTTGTTGTCGGCTGGTAACCCGGCAAATAAATATCTTCCGGTGCTTTAATCTCATCCATGAACACTGTTTGTGAAATATTTTTCGGGAAGTCAATAACAACCGGTCCTTTACGTCCTGTATTGGCAATATGGAATGCTTCTTTAACAATACGCGGGATATCCGCTACGTCCTGCACCTGATAGTTATGTTTTGTGATTGGTGTTGTGATCCCCATAATATCCGCTTCCTGGAATGCATCAGTACCGATGACCGATGTTGCAACCTGCCCTGTAAAAATAACTAATGGAATCGAATCAATCATCGCATCGGCAATACCTGTTACGAGGTTTGTCGCTCCTGGCCCAGATGTTGCGATGACTACACCCGGTTTATTCATAACACGAGCATAACCTTCTGCCGCATGGATCGCGCCTTGTTCATGGCGTGTCAGAATGTGACGGATCGGGTTGCGGTAAAGCGCATCATAGATTTGTAAAACTGCCCCGCCCGGGTAACCGAAAATAATATCAACATCCTGTTCATGCAGTGCCTGCACTAAAATATCCGCACCGTCTCTCGGTTTTGTTACTTGTTGAACTGTGGGCTTTTCGATTTCTTGATTTACTGAAACGTTTGCACTCATAGTAATTTCTCCTTCCTTTTTCAAAACTTTATATGTGAAATCATTTTTTAATCATTTTTTATAAATTGATAAAAAGAAAAAGCCTTTTTCTCCGCACGCAAAAGAAAACCTCTTACGTAGGGATGAAAAAGACTTTTCATGGTACCACCCTCATTTATAACATCGACGAAAATTTGCTTCGTAAAGAAACAGAATCCACCTAGTTACCTCGCGAACCGCTTGAGCCTCTTTATTTCAAAATTCTTAAAGGAAATTTGTGCAACTAAACAAAGAGAGCGATTCATTAATAACGAGCAATTCGAATATGCCCGGAGCTATCTAATGGCGAATGCGTTTAATAGCTCACTCCGAGGGGATGTCGGATATAGTTGTATCGCCGGCTTCCACCAATACCGGCTCTCTGGTAAATACAAGA
This genomic window from Solibacillus sp. FSL R5-0449 contains:
- the ilvB gene encoding biosynthetic-type acetolactate synthase large subunit encodes the protein MSANVSVNQEIEKPTVQQVTKPRDGADILVQALHEQDVDIIFGYPGGAVLQIYDALYRNPIRHILTRHEQGAIHAAEGYARVMNKPGVVIATSGPGATNLVTGIADAMIDSIPLVIFTGQVATSVIGTDAFQEADIMGITTPITKHNYQVQDVADIPRIVKEAFHIANTGRKGPVVIDFPKNISQTVFMDEIKAPEDIYLPGYQPTTKPNYLQVQKAIQALSLAKKPLVLAGAGVLFADAREQLTEFIEKYNLPVVNTLLGLGSIHGQHKQFYGMAGMHGYATANDAITKCDLLINIGARFDDRLTGNLATFAPNATIIHIDIDPAEIGKNVPTDIPIVADAKEALLALLKKDFEGPDTTEWVHYLNDSRDKYPLWYEDAGEEVLPQQAIEILHKLTDGEAIITTDVGQHQMWAAQYYHLNNPHNWVTSGGLGTMGFGFPAAIGAQFAKPEKKVISIVGDAGFQMTNQELALLKEFNLPVKVVILNNSCLGMVRQWQETFYEERYSQSLMPIQPDFVKLADAYGIKGYRIDNISEAEAIFDEAINSDEPVVIDCRVKQLVSVFPMVAPGKGLHEMIGVKKP